CGGCTGTGGGTGCCGGTTGCCGGTTGCTGGTTGATTTGTCACGTATGGATTCGCCAAGCGGTCCTAaggctatatatatacgaGACTCGAGAACAGCAGTCACGAAGTTGGATCAGGCTGAGTATAGGTACCTGCAGCCACAGTGAAACAGATTCGCAGCGAACAGGTACACCGGGATCGCCGTAATAAACACTGGGATACCAGGCGGCGGGCGATGCGCCACATATGTCGACGTTACATCATTTAGGAGAGCTTCTCGAGACTTAGGAGATAGTAAATAGATACTGTAAAAGCCTTACCCACTTGGGCGATTGCATATAAGATATGCCGAATGGTGAAATTAGGGCTGTCCGGGGTATATGCTATAGTGAGCCGTGGATGCCCCTTTCAAAGACGGTCAGCCACCTGGAGACAATTAGAAAACACGCTCAGGGTATATAGAATCCGCTGGGGGTACAGTTTCAGCAATACATCACATCCACCTGCATCGTAACGGACCGGTTCAAGACTTGTTACTCGGATGGGGCGCTTCGCTCGACCTCGCCGAGTGTAGCGGCGTAGCCCATTTCGCTGATAAGGGCGACGACCTCTTCCAGATGCTCCTTCCCTTGCAGTTCTACCGTCGCATTCTCTGGCACAATATTCTCGTCCAGTTTTGTGATCCATTTATTACGGATGAGCGTGTCTGTAACTGTCCCAACgcaggagctgcaggtaATGGCCCTGATAAAATAGGAGACTCGCCATATGTCAGCCAACGTCGACGGGTTCGATTGCCTCTTGGGCAGGAGATCTTCACGATCAATCAGCTGGGCGGAATAGCCCAAGCCTGTCATTATCTCTAGTGCTTCATTCACACGCGATTGGTCCAGGAGAATCGCTACTAGCCAGTAGATTGACATCGGCCGACTGCACCCACGGTTGGTCGTTTAAAGTATTGGTAATCTTCCCGAAGCATGAACTGCAAGGCGTTGCACTAATTGATAGTGTGATGCGAATGCGGGTGCCCGTCAGATGGCCGTCGACGACAGACACGAGGTCGTCATCTCTGGGGATGCCCGACTCGACGACCCGGGCGCTGAGGTTCTTTTGAATGACTGGCAGATCGTCACCGGTGTTGAATGATTGCGTCGCTAGCTGTGCAGAACATGTATCACATTGCCAGATATGCTGTTCTGGCTCACGGTGAGGACCCAGGTCAGAGGTGCGCCTGGCGACTGATGGACGGGTTGAGGACCTACTTCAGCCTCAGAAGCCAGACTCCTAGAAAGTAGTAAAGGAAAGAATTATGTCCGAACCAGTTGCAATAGCCTGGAATTAATCTAGTATCTAGGGTACCGTGTATCGCTCTCCGGACTACTATAGGATACCTAGGCTATAATCACCCCCGCGAGTGCCCTTTGCTGATAATTGAGACTATCGCCTTGCCGTACAAGAACATCCAGTCAGACATCCCCTGGGAGAGCTGTCTTTAAACAGGAAGACAGCGGAAGTCAATGACAGCTATGATGAGCCTGAGCACGCTGACTATACTGTGTCCAGACCAGTAGACCAGCACAAATGATTGCGCGCCGAACATTACCACGGCTGAAGCCTTCACGCGCGATGCTGGCGGACAGAGTCAAGACAGAAAtggccaaaaagaaaaatcgCAGCTTTTGCACGCCAACTGCGGTGATAGAACCAGCAAAAATGAAGTCAAGCAGAGTCTGCCAATAGTCAGAATACAAGGAAAGCCCGAATAAGTTGGCATGGAGCATACTGGTAGCCAGCAACACGAACTAGACAATAAAGCGGACCCTTCGGGTAGCATCGTTGAAAATAACTGATAAGCGCGCCCAGAGAGACCCTCGTCATCGGTGCGAGGTCTGGAAGATTTCTCCGCGGGAGGTGAACAATCGCGACACGGCATTTTGGGTGATTCCTTAAGACAAGATGATGATAACATAGCCACACTGTCAAATTCCCGAAGTGGTGCTTATATATCTATTCAGGCTCGCAGAAGGGCGGCATTTTCGACGGGAATTGAATATACTATGGAGTACCGATGTTGCTAACACGGCCCAGCTAAATGAAGCGATAATCAATGTGAGAGATTTTCGCGTTCTTTTGAGTTCGCGTGGTCCCTGCCTGGCCAAGCATTCGCCAAGCCGCCAAAACCCGCGAAAACATCGCATTGTGTACGGTAAGGACTGGAAATGGAGTGTAATGTGTATGGACTGGAAAGCACACGCTCAGGGGAGTGAAAGAATCAAACAGACTGCAGAGATTAGGACacaacaaaaaagaaaaataggAAGACAGGAACCCTTAGCTATATTCATCAGTTCTTAACTCTTAGTTCTTGCCTCTCTAGTTTCCTCTCTAGTTTCCTCTCATTATTAGCTTAATCCAAAGCACTCAGCCTGAAGTTAACAGTGGAACCCTACCATACTGCCCTGGACATATATCCTGCGAAAGAACTTGAAACCGCGTGTTAGAATCTCATATCTGTATAAAATCTTGTGAACCACTTTCATGGCCTCTGAATAATCGATAAAAGACTATCCATTGGACGGCTGCTCTCCATATTTCAAACTTCGCCCAGGGCCGCTAAAATCCGCGA
This region of Aspergillus puulaauensis MK2 DNA, chromosome 5, nearly complete sequence genomic DNA includes:
- a CDS encoding uncharacterized protein (COG:P;~EggNog:ENOG410PG9C;~InterPro:IPR006121,IPR036163;~go_function: GO:0046872 - metal ion binding [Evidence IEA];~go_process: GO:0030001 - metal ion transport [Evidence IEA]), with the protein product MSDWMFLYGKAIVSIISKGHSRGSLASEAEVGPQPVHQSPGAPLTWVLTLATQSFNTGDDLPVIQKNLSARVVESGIPRDDDLVSVVDGHLTGTRIRITLSISATPCSSCFGKITNTLNDQPWVQSADVNLLASSDSPGPIAYLLPKRQSNPSTLADIWRVSYFIRAITCSSCVGTVTDTLIRNKWITKLDENIVPENATVELQGKEHLEEVVALISEMGYAATLGEVERSAPSE
- a CDS encoding uncharacterized protein (COG:S;~EggNog:ENOG410Q5DX;~TransMembrane:2 (i52-75o81-98i)), with translation MLSSSCLKESPKMPCRDCSPPAEKSSRPRTDDEGLSGRAYQLFSTMLPEGSALLSSSCCWLPTLLDFIFAGSITAVGVQKLRFFFLAISVLTLSASIAREGFSRGNVRRAIICAGLLVWTQYSQRAQAHHSCH